The region GAAAGTCGAGCAGATTTCCATTTTCATCGAGAACAAATCCGGCAGGCTCGCCGAAGTCACGCGCGTCCTGGGCGAGGCCGGCGTCAACATCCGCGCCCTGTCCCTGGCTGACACCTCCGATTTCGGCATCCTGCGGCTCATCGTCGACAAAACCGACACGGCCAAGGACGTGCTCAAAAGCAAGGGCTTCACCGTTAACAAAACCGAGGTGGTGGCCGTCGAGGTTCCGGATCGCCCCCTGGGGCTCAACAGTATCCTGCAAGTTCTCGATGAAGCGCGTATCAATGTCGAATATATGTACGCCTTCGTCGAGCGCTGCGGAGAGAATGCCGTCATCATCTTTCGCTTCGACGACACGGAGGGAGCCATTCGCGTGCTCACCGAAAAGGGCGTGAAGGTACTGGTCGGCGAGCGCGTTTATTGCATGTAATTTAGATACTTAGAATTTTTTTCTCGAAATCATATGAAGTTTTGTCAGGAAGGTTCGGCATGAGGATCTGGGATCCCGATCGCGAATGCATGGGGCGCGATCAATTGACGGCGCTGCAATTCGAGCAACTGCGCACGACCTTGGAGCGCGCCTATCGCAACGTGCCCTGCTATCAGAAAAAATTTCTGGACGCCGGGGTCAGCGCCAAGGATCTGCGGCAGCTCTCCGATCTGGCCCGCTTCCCTTTCACCACCAAGGAGGATCTGCGCCTCAATTATCCCTACGGAATGTTCGCCGTGCCCCTGCGCGAAGTGGTGCGCATCCATTCCTCCTCCGGCACCACCGGCAAGCCGACGGTGGTGGGCTACACCCGCAACGATCTCAACAACTGGACCGAACTGGTGGCGCGCATGATGACCGCCGCCGGCGTCACCGCCGACGACATCGTGCATATCGCCTTTGGTTACGGCCTGTTCACCGGCGCCTTCGGCCTGCACTACGGCGCCGAGCGCATCGGCGCATCGGTGATTCCCATTTCCAGCGGCAATACCGAAAAGCAGATCATGATCATGCAGGATTATCAATCCTCGGCCCTGGTCTGCACGCCGT is a window of Geoalkalibacter sp. DNA encoding:
- a CDS encoding ACT domain-containing protein gives rise to the protein MKVEQISIFIENKSGRLAEVTRVLGEAGVNIRALSLADTSDFGILRLIVDKTDTAKDVLKSKGFTVNKTEVVAVEVPDRPLGLNSILQVLDEARINVEYMYAFVERCGENAVIIFRFDDTEGAIRVLTEKGVKVLVGERVYCM